The nucleotide window CTGCTGGAAGAGGAGATCTTCAGTTCCCCGGACGCCAGTCTGGGCAGAGTCTTCCAGGGCACCTGCGGGTTCCCACCCTGCTTCATGCCCGGCATCATGAGGCCtcagctgctccctgccccatccGCTAGCCACATTGCCCTTGTCCGAGGAACAGGCGCACAGCCGAGGTGTTCCCCATGCAGACACACGCGTGTGCATCACGCACCCCGTGCCTGAGGGATGCCCGagggcaaccagctctagcACTGCTTGTGGGGTTCTTCCAGGGTAACGTAAGGCACCACGACAGGCCAGGAGTCACTGGGCCAATATTCTAGCTTTGGCTTGAACGATGGCATCTCGTAGCTGACATCAAAGTAGATGACCAGTGGGCAGCAGTATAGGAGGGACATGGCTATCAGCACGTGCCTGGCAAGGAAATCAAAAAGACATGTGTTGGACAGGGGTAACTCCATCTGCTCCTTCTGCACCTTGTAGCGGTGTGTGGCTGGCATTGTCACCGTGCGGCTAGAGCCAAGGGGTACAGTAACGGCAGGCAAAGGTCCCAGTCCCGTGATGCACGAGGCCTGCAGGGAGCGTGGGTCCTGCAGGGTTTGTGCCTATGCGGAAATCCTAGAAGAGCTCTGTGAGCTGGGGCGGGGGCAATTCCTTGTGCAGAGAGGATGGGGTGATAGACGCAACTTAAGCCCTAAACCAAACCACCCATTCCACCTTGCCTGGCCTAGCCCAGCAGCGCTCAGTGTCTGTCCCAGTCATGCCAGTGATTTGTGAGGATTAATCTGAGAATGCACGCTGTGTGCCGCACTTATAGCCACACTTGGCCAGGCACTGAAATATCTTGCCCAAGCAAATCACTGTCTTTCAGTTTGGCTAGTAAAATAACTCAAAGAACATTGCACTTTACGCAGCTTCCTGGGAGCAGATGCAGTCCTTTGAAAGCAAGCTGCTTACCTGGAGGGACTTTTAGAACAATTTCACTTGCAAAACACTGTTTGGCTGGTGCAGAGGAGGTAAGGGATATTAAGCAGTGATTAGGACCAAATCCTTGACCTGGGGCCAGGGTGAGGAGCAACATCAATAGCAACGAGAAAAGGGGGAGAGGGTTGGGCAGAGATGCGGCTGCTCCCTGGTCCAGTATCACACCTCTGCTGCCATTTCTCCTTACCTGTGGCCCTTCAGCCCCTGAAATGTTTGGGCTGGGGTTCCTGCCTCTATGCTGGAGTCCTTACCAGAAGCTGTGGAAGTAGGGGAAGTTGATCGCCTGCCAGAGTCCACAGAGCCACCTGTCGCTTATCCAGCTGCTGATGGCCAGTACCCACCACAAGACCATGACTGCGGCCATCCGGTGAACCCTTTTGTCATTGCACCTGGAAGACACAGCGAGGGAGAGGAAGCAGAGTATCATGTTGGAATGAAAGTGAGTTTTAAAGAGGGCTGGTTTCCTGTCTGCAAATGCTGATGCAACAGGGCAAAACCCAGCGAGTTTCTTCTGGAGGGTATTAATCAGAGCACAAGAACTGGAGAAGTGTGGCTCTGTAGAGAGGGTTTGTCACTTTCTGTAGGTGAGGATGATGCTACGAGATGCCAAGGCACTCTTATCTTTCTCCCCAAATCCTGGTGGGTTCTCCCAACCCCACACTGGTTCCCAAATCCCCCACAAAGGGGAAAGAGCTGCAGAGTtggcagctggggagaaggagatacaCTTGTCCCATGGACTGTCCCCATTCTGCATGACACCTGGGCCAGATGGCCTTCTTGTACCCAACCACCCACAGTCCTTCCTGTGCCTCTTCCTGGTCCCTCCCAGGCTGCCCCAATTCTTTGCAGAGCTGATTGATAGTCCAACATGTGGCTGATGAAGACTTAGGCTCAATTCACTGTTGTGCACAGAGTCATTGCCACATGTGAGCCTGCCAAGAACATGCAATGGACCTGCAGATAACGCCTCTCAGCCCCCTCCTTACTTTTTCAGCTCACACCATGTCAGGTACAGCAGGTGGAAGGCGATGCAGTTGAGCACATAGGCATTGAAGGCTGGTTTGATGAAGGACATCAAGGTACTGATCACGGTAGTGACACCACTCAACcagaagaaatgcttcctaaagGGAGTTGGGAGTGAGTGTCAGTGCCCCCAAGGTTCACAGTATGGAAAGATAAGGATGGGAGAGGTTCTGCTCATTGCCTGAGAGAGGAAagcctcctccagcacctccgATCTGTTTGCACGTGGCTGACCTCAGCCTCTGCAGTAGTCCTGGCAGGAAGGCTGAGGTATGTGATTACATCTGTGCTTTGCCCAAAGCCACCCAGTTAGTCCATGACAGAGTGGGGAACACAGCCCAGAAGGTAACTTGTGCACTTTCATGGTGATGCCAGAGAGGAGCATCGAGAGGCAAAGGCATTGGGAGCTTTGCACCGGGAAGGGCTGCAAAGCAGGAGTCCCAACAGTGGCGGGCAGGGGCTTGAGCTGTGCAAACATGCAGATTTGGGCTGACTGAACAACAATAGGGCTCAGAGGGGCCTTTCACATGCAAATCCCTTCCCAAgtgccttcccctctcccccag belongs to Aquila chrysaetos chrysaetos chromosome 12, bAquChr1.4, whole genome shotgun sequence and includes:
- the ACER1 gene encoding alkaline ceramidase 1 isoform X1, with product MPSIFSYQSAEVDWCEGNFERSTVIAEYYNTISNVSFFVLSPALLYLNRQYRQHRALPMYVVSGLLFCVGIFSMYFHMTLSYVGQLLDELSILWTLAVAYSFWYPRVYFPRCIKTRKHFFWLSGVTTVISTLMSFIKPAFNAYVLNCIAFHLLYLTWCELKKCNDKRVHRMAAVMVLWWVLAISSWISDRWLCGLWQAINFPYFHSFWHVLIAMSLLYCCPLVIYFDVSYEMPSFKPKLEYWPSDSWPVVVPYVTLEEPHKQC